One part of the Anaeromyxobacter sp. Fw109-5 genome encodes these proteins:
- a CDS encoding RNA methyltransferase, giving the protein MPKERIFCACAPGLEPILAAELAALGLEARAVRGGAEASGEDAAAVACLASRTADTVLLRLWEGDASGLAAAKRAAARRAAGARLEIRTGPGRATISVDAAGAPLFRRGWRARVGAAPLRESLAAGILLASRWAGDRPFLDPMCGSGTLAIEAALIAARRAPGLGRAFAFEGLPGHDAARTERLRAHLAALARPVAVPIHASDRNAGALRLAQKNAAAAGVGDAIRFSREDAALVRPPAGAGLCAVNPPYGVRLDADVTAAWRALGALLPRLAGWEVAVLGPDRGYEGLLPLAPAAALPVSNGGISCRLLRFTP; this is encoded by the coding sequence ATGCCGAAGGAGCGGATCTTCTGCGCGTGCGCGCCCGGCCTCGAGCCGATCCTGGCCGCCGAGCTCGCGGCGCTCGGCCTCGAGGCGCGCGCCGTCCGCGGCGGCGCCGAGGCGAGCGGTGAGGACGCCGCGGCGGTGGCCTGCCTCGCCTCGCGGACCGCGGACACGGTGCTGCTGCGGCTCTGGGAGGGCGACGCGTCCGGCCTCGCGGCGGCGAAGCGCGCGGCGGCGCGGCGCGCAGCCGGGGCGCGGCTCGAGATCCGCACCGGCCCCGGGCGCGCCACGATCTCGGTGGACGCCGCGGGCGCGCCGCTCTTCCGGCGCGGCTGGCGGGCCCGCGTCGGCGCCGCGCCGCTGCGCGAGTCGCTCGCCGCCGGGATCCTGCTCGCCTCCCGCTGGGCCGGCGATCGCCCGTTCCTCGATCCGATGTGCGGCTCGGGCACCCTCGCCATCGAGGCGGCGCTCATCGCGGCGCGGCGCGCGCCGGGCCTGGGCCGCGCCTTCGCGTTCGAGGGGCTCCCCGGGCACGACGCCGCGCGCACCGAGCGGCTGCGCGCGCACCTCGCCGCCCTCGCGCGGCCCGTCGCGGTGCCGATTCACGCCTCCGATCGCAACGCCGGCGCGCTCCGGCTCGCCCAGAAGAACGCCGCCGCCGCCGGCGTGGGGGACGCGATCCGCTTCTCCCGCGAGGACGCGGCGCTCGTCCGGCCCCCCGCCGGCGCGGGCCTCTGCGCGGTGAACCCGCCCTACGGCGTCCGGCTCGACGCGGACGTGACGGCGGCGTGGCGCGCGCTCGGAGCGCTCCTCCCGCGCCTCGCCGGCTGGGAGGTGGCCGTCCTGGGGCCTGATCGCGGCTACGAGGGCCTCCTCCCACTCGCCCCGGCGGCGGCGCTCCCGGTGAGCAACGGCGGGATCTCCTGCCGGCTCCTCCGCTTCACCCCGTGA
- a CDS encoding glycosyltransferase family 2 protein, with the protein MRLGGFVIHGNNADTLARCLDAIAAVADEVVAVDSCSSDGSAELVRARGLRQVVHRWEGYGAARQVATAALQGCDYVFFLDSDEWLEAPAIAALRAWKASSPDAPHYSLARRDWAELPHRRFLFRTERHVRLVRRDHARWEPSMIVHEALPPAPTVRLDAHVEHRFATSVEAMRSKVDRYALLWAIRFHAEGRRAKPPALQKVVHALKEALVHGALFRGGRDGIRLAEAVAHYHARKYALLGDVRRGGHPELVRAFAERRFADVYRLLP; encoded by the coding sequence TTGCGGCTCGGCGGCTTCGTCATCCACGGGAACAACGCGGACACCCTGGCGCGCTGCCTGGACGCGATCGCGGCGGTCGCCGACGAGGTCGTCGCCGTCGACTCCTGCTCGTCCGACGGGTCCGCCGAGCTCGTGCGCGCGCGCGGCCTCCGCCAGGTCGTGCACCGCTGGGAGGGCTACGGCGCCGCCCGCCAGGTCGCGACGGCCGCGCTGCAGGGCTGCGACTACGTCTTCTTCCTGGACTCCGACGAGTGGCTGGAGGCGCCGGCCATCGCGGCGCTGCGCGCCTGGAAGGCCTCGTCGCCGGACGCGCCGCACTACTCGCTCGCGCGGCGGGACTGGGCGGAGCTCCCGCACCGTCGCTTCCTGTTCCGGACCGAGCGCCACGTGCGCCTGGTGCGGCGCGATCACGCGCGGTGGGAGCCGTCCATGATCGTGCACGAGGCGCTCCCGCCCGCGCCGACGGTCCGGCTCGACGCGCACGTCGAGCACCGGTTCGCGACGAGCGTGGAGGCGATGCGCTCGAAGGTCGATCGGTACGCGCTCCTGTGGGCCATCCGCTTCCACGCCGAGGGGCGGCGCGCCAAGCCGCCGGCGCTGCAGAAGGTGGTCCACGCCCTGAAGGAGGCGCTCGTGCACGGCGCGCTCTTCCGCGGCGGCCGCGACGGGATCCGCCTGGCCGAGGCGGTGGCGCACTACCACGCGCGGAAGTACGCGCTGCTCGGGGACGTGCGGCGCGGTGGCCACCCCGAGCTCGTGCGCGCGTTCGCCGAGCGCCGCTTCGCGGACGTCTACCGGCTACTACCCTGA
- a CDS encoding ABC-F family ATP-binding cassette domain-containing protein, whose protein sequence is MISVQNVTKAFGPKKLFEDVNVAFSPGNRYGLTGPNGAGKTTFMKILAGDEEADEGSVLRPKKLGILRQDHFRYEDNRVLDVVLMGNVGLWSALQQKEALLAKDEISEEDGTRLGELEGTIAEEDGYSAEADASELLQGLGIEQPWHDQPMRALTGGYKLRVLLAQALFGKPQGLLLDEPTNHLDIESIRWLEKFLHAYEGVLITISHDRHFLNAICTHIADIDYETIITYPGGYDDMVRHKGQVRSRVESENAEKKKKIEQLREFVARFHAGTRASQVQSRIRAMQKLKLEDMKRSNIQAPFIKFEQKAPSGKQTLTLEAIEKRYGGNEVVQPFSALVTRGEKICVIGKNGVGKTTLAKMIAGELQPDHGHVKWGHQAQVGYLPQDQQGVIRPGTTAFGWLRELEDKLSNEEISGLLGRMLFSGEERMKPTATLSGGETVRLLLAKLMLFKDNVLVLDEPTNHLDLQSIAALSEGLQRYEGTIIVVTHDQELIREVGTRIWSMHQGEPVLDFPGTFDEFVAKHPDLATAHA, encoded by the coding sequence ATGATCTCCGTGCAGAACGTCACCAAGGCCTTCGGCCCGAAGAAGCTGTTCGAGGACGTGAACGTCGCGTTCTCCCCCGGGAACCGCTACGGCCTCACCGGCCCGAACGGCGCGGGCAAGACCACCTTCATGAAGATCCTCGCGGGGGACGAGGAGGCGGACGAGGGGAGCGTGCTGCGGCCGAAGAAGCTCGGCATCCTCCGCCAGGACCACTTCCGCTACGAGGACAACCGCGTGCTCGACGTCGTCCTCATGGGCAACGTCGGGCTCTGGTCGGCGCTCCAGCAGAAGGAGGCGCTGCTCGCGAAGGACGAGATCTCCGAGGAGGACGGCACCCGCCTCGGCGAGCTCGAGGGGACCATCGCCGAGGAGGACGGGTACTCGGCGGAGGCCGACGCCTCGGAGCTGCTCCAGGGCCTGGGCATCGAGCAGCCCTGGCACGACCAGCCGATGCGCGCGCTGACGGGCGGCTACAAGCTGCGCGTGCTGCTCGCGCAGGCGCTGTTCGGCAAGCCGCAGGGGCTGCTCCTCGACGAGCCCACGAACCACCTCGACATCGAGTCCATCCGCTGGCTCGAGAAGTTCCTCCACGCGTACGAGGGCGTGCTCATCACGATCTCGCACGATCGCCACTTCCTCAACGCGATCTGCACGCACATCGCCGACATCGACTACGAGACGATCATCACCTACCCGGGCGGCTACGACGACATGGTCCGGCACAAGGGCCAGGTGCGCTCGCGCGTCGAGTCGGAGAACGCGGAGAAGAAGAAGAAGATCGAGCAGCTCCGGGAGTTCGTGGCCCGCTTCCACGCCGGCACGCGCGCCTCCCAGGTCCAGAGCCGCATCCGCGCGATGCAGAAGCTCAAGCTCGAGGACATGAAGCGCTCGAACATCCAGGCGCCCTTCATCAAGTTCGAGCAGAAGGCGCCCTCCGGGAAGCAGACCCTCACCCTCGAGGCGATCGAGAAGCGCTACGGCGGGAACGAGGTGGTCCAGCCCTTCAGCGCGCTCGTCACCCGCGGCGAGAAGATCTGCGTCATCGGCAAGAACGGCGTCGGCAAGACCACGCTCGCGAAGATGATCGCGGGGGAGCTGCAGCCCGATCACGGCCACGTGAAGTGGGGCCACCAGGCGCAGGTCGGCTACCTGCCGCAGGATCAGCAGGGCGTCATCCGGCCGGGGACCACCGCCTTCGGCTGGCTGCGCGAGCTCGAGGACAAGCTCTCGAACGAGGAGATCTCCGGGCTGCTCGGGCGGATGCTGTTCTCGGGCGAGGAGCGGATGAAGCCCACCGCGACGCTCTCCGGCGGCGAGACCGTCCGGCTCCTCCTCGCGAAGCTCATGCTCTTCAAGGACAACGTCCTCGTGCTGGACGAGCCGACGAACCACCTCGACCTGCAGTCGATCGCGGCGCTCTCGGAGGGGCTGCAGCGCTACGAGGGCACGATCATCGTCGTCACGCACGACCAGGAGCTCATCCGCGAGGTGGGGACGCGCATCTGGTCCATGCACCAGGGCGAGCCGGTGCTCGACTTCCCCGGCACGTTCGACGAGTTCGTCGCGAAGCACCCGGATCTGGCGACCGCGCACGCGTAG
- a CDS encoding DUF4412 domain-containing protein gives MREVVVAVLSLGFALGARAAEFEGKAEYRVKGVGAGPARDGSAVVYLSPKGSRSEVEIAASPELASQGMTEPMRMISIVKAGEPGRAYVVNPGTKSYSVLDGQPEGKAGSWTVERAGSDRVGGVGCERARISGSGGERFEVCITRELGTVGSWAASGGGQDAELPRALKKAGLDGLPARWSVVDPATGAPQMTMELVRAARQKVPAAMFEIPAGYAKTSVPQASPEMQRKLEEAMKDMPPEQRKQLEEMMRRGGGDRPPGR, from the coding sequence ATGCGTGAGGTCGTGGTCGCGGTGCTCTCGCTGGGGTTCGCGCTCGGCGCGCGCGCGGCGGAGTTCGAGGGCAAGGCGGAGTACCGGGTGAAGGGGGTGGGGGCGGGCCCCGCGCGCGACGGCAGCGCCGTCGTCTACCTGTCGCCCAAGGGGTCGAGGAGCGAGGTCGAGATCGCCGCGTCGCCCGAGCTGGCGAGCCAGGGGATGACCGAGCCGATGCGGATGATCTCGATCGTGAAGGCGGGCGAGCCGGGCCGCGCCTACGTCGTGAACCCGGGCACGAAGAGCTACAGCGTCCTGGACGGGCAGCCCGAGGGGAAGGCGGGGAGCTGGACGGTGGAGCGCGCCGGCAGCGATCGCGTGGGCGGCGTCGGCTGCGAGCGCGCGCGGATCTCCGGCTCCGGCGGCGAGCGCTTCGAGGTCTGCATCACCCGCGAGCTCGGGACCGTCGGGTCCTGGGCGGCGAGCGGCGGCGGCCAGGACGCCGAGCTCCCCCGCGCGCTGAAGAAGGCCGGCCTCGACGGGCTCCCCGCGCGCTGGAGCGTCGTCGATCCGGCGACGGGCGCGCCGCAGATGACGATGGAGCTCGTGCGCGCGGCGCGGCAGAAGGTCCCGGCCGCGATGTTCGAGATCCCGGCCGGCTACGCGAAGACCTCCGTCCCGCAGGCCTCGCCCGAGATGCAGCGCAAGCTGGAGGAGGCCATGAAGGACATGCCGCCCGAGCAGCGCAAGCAGCTCGAGGAGATGATGCGCCGCGGCGGTGGGGATCGGCCGCCGGGCAGGTGA
- a CDS encoding glycerophosphodiester phosphodiesterase, with product MHPFLSLPSPWLVAHRGGSALAPENTLAAFELAAELGADAIETDVRRTRDGVVVIFHDETTERLTGAPGTIEERTLAEVKALDAAAGFTRDGGRTHPRRGTGIAIPTFAEALARHPAMRFIVDAKADDAALAEALADAVRAAGAERRVCVGSFFDAQAERLGALLPGCARYLPQDAAKCHVLAALSGGDASSCPGGYELASLPARMGELQVVSPPVVAHFHARGMPVHAWTVDDAEEMRALLAVGVDAIVTDRPDVLRSVLGR from the coding sequence ATGCACCCCTTCCTCTCGCTCCCCTCCCCCTGGCTCGTGGCCCACCGCGGCGGCAGCGCGCTCGCGCCCGAGAACACGCTCGCCGCCTTCGAGCTCGCCGCCGAGCTCGGCGCCGACGCCATCGAGACCGACGTCCGCCGCACGCGGGACGGCGTGGTCGTGATCTTCCACGACGAGACGACGGAGCGCCTCACCGGCGCGCCGGGCACCATCGAGGAGCGGACGCTCGCGGAGGTGAAGGCGCTCGACGCGGCGGCGGGGTTCACCCGGGACGGGGGGCGCACCCACCCGCGGCGTGGGACCGGGATCGCGATCCCGACGTTCGCCGAGGCGCTCGCGCGCCACCCGGCGATGCGCTTCATCGTGGACGCGAAGGCCGACGATGCCGCGCTCGCCGAGGCGCTCGCGGACGCCGTCCGCGCGGCGGGCGCGGAGCGGCGCGTGTGCGTCGGGTCGTTCTTCGACGCGCAGGCCGAGCGGCTGGGCGCGCTGCTGCCCGGCTGCGCGCGCTACCTGCCGCAGGACGCCGCCAAGTGCCACGTGCTCGCCGCGCTCTCCGGCGGCGACGCCTCGAGCTGCCCGGGCGGCTACGAGCTCGCCTCGCTGCCCGCGCGCATGGGCGAGCTGCAGGTGGTGAGCCCGCCCGTGGTGGCGCACTTCCACGCCCGCGGCATGCCCGTGCACGCGTGGACGGTGGACGACGCCGAGGAGATGCGCGCGCTGCTCGCCGTCGGCGTGGACGCCATCGTGACCGACCGCCCGGACGTGCTGCGGTCGGTCCTCGGGCGATGA
- a CDS encoding SAM-dependent methyltransferase, whose translation MRRQVKGEAVRRELLPGTSPELLKELHLLTRAGDLNADSLRKLKQVNHLAGLLAPALDDVLARFGDPVLVDCGAGKSYLGFVLYELFLRAAGKGRLLALESRPELARAGAERAARLGFERLRFVEASIAAAPVPERVHLVTALHACDTATDDALALAIRHGADHVAVVPCCQAEVARQLAGAPAPSPLLAPLFDHPWHRREFGSHLTNVVRALALEAAGYKVTVTELTGWEHSLKNELILGRKVRSGSREARERLDALLAAAGVRPKLVRLLAGEEA comes from the coding sequence ATGCGCCGCCAGGTGAAAGGGGAGGCCGTCCGCCGCGAGCTCCTCCCCGGTACGTCCCCGGAGCTCCTGAAGGAGCTGCACCTCCTCACGCGCGCGGGCGACCTCAACGCGGACAGCCTGCGCAAGCTCAAGCAGGTGAACCACCTCGCCGGGCTGCTCGCGCCGGCGCTCGACGACGTGCTCGCTCGCTTCGGCGACCCGGTCCTCGTCGACTGCGGCGCGGGCAAGAGCTACCTCGGCTTCGTCCTGTACGAGCTGTTCCTGCGCGCCGCCGGCAAGGGGCGGCTGCTCGCGCTCGAGTCGCGTCCCGAGCTGGCGCGCGCCGGGGCGGAGCGGGCCGCCCGGCTCGGCTTCGAGCGGCTGCGCTTCGTGGAGGCGTCCATCGCGGCGGCGCCGGTGCCCGAGCGCGTCCACCTGGTGACCGCGCTCCACGCCTGCGACACCGCCACCGACGACGCGCTGGCGCTCGCGATCCGCCATGGCGCCGACCACGTCGCGGTGGTCCCCTGCTGCCAGGCCGAGGTCGCGCGCCAGCTCGCGGGGGCGCCCGCGCCGTCCCCGCTGCTCGCGCCGCTCTTCGACCACCCGTGGCACCGGCGCGAGTTCGGATCGCACCTCACCAACGTGGTGCGCGCGCTCGCCCTCGAGGCCGCCGGCTACAAGGTCACCGTGACGGAGCTCACCGGCTGGGAGCACTCGTTGAAGAACGAGCTCATCCTGGGCCGGAAGGTGCGGTCCGGCTCGCGCGAGGCCAGGGAGCGGCTCGACGCGCTCCTCGCGGCCGCCGGGGTGCGGCCGAAGCTCGTCCGGCTCCTCGCGGGCGAGGAGGCGTAG
- a CDS encoding phosphatase PAP2-related protein: protein MVLRRVQGEPAGASASPPLGAGARGLAGLRALWPVLLGALAFRAACYVVMTAAAIWNERRPAPALPDLVLSWVPYVDWVARANYLLWLVAYVPLALVLLWRAPGRFARYTVTGGLVSLARGATLMLTGLGAPPPHAGGAGIAGHSFGEVLLSLMSPWQVFADGAMGAYLTQDLFFSGHTATTFLLVLYVWRSPPLRLAALGAHLLVVASVFLSHLHYGIDVVGAYAVTFAIFALREGWPARAGAPA from the coding sequence GTGGTCCTCCGACGCGTCCAGGGCGAGCCGGCCGGCGCCTCCGCCTCCCCGCCCCTCGGGGCGGGTGCGCGCGGGCTCGCCGGCCTGCGGGCGCTCTGGCCGGTGCTGCTCGGGGCCCTCGCCTTCCGCGCCGCCTGCTACGTGGTCATGACGGCCGCCGCGATCTGGAACGAGCGGCGCCCCGCCCCCGCGCTCCCGGACCTCGTGCTGTCCTGGGTCCCGTACGTCGACTGGGTCGCCCGCGCGAACTACCTGCTCTGGCTCGTCGCGTACGTGCCCCTCGCGCTCGTGCTCCTGTGGCGCGCGCCGGGCCGGTTCGCCCGCTACACCGTGACCGGCGGGCTCGTCTCCCTCGCCCGCGGCGCGACGCTGATGCTGACCGGCCTCGGCGCCCCGCCGCCGCACGCGGGCGGCGCCGGGATCGCCGGCCACTCCTTCGGCGAGGTGCTCCTCTCGCTCATGTCGCCCTGGCAGGTGTTCGCCGACGGCGCCATGGGCGCGTACCTCACGCAGGACCTGTTCTTCTCGGGCCACACCGCGACGACGTTCCTGCTCGTGCTGTACGTGTGGCGCTCGCCGCCGCTCCGCCTCGCCGCCCTCGGCGCGCACCTGCTCGTCGTCGCGTCGGTGTTCCTCTCCCACCTGCATTACGGCATCGACGTGGTGGGGGCGTACGCGGTGACGTTCGCCATCTTCGCGCTGCGCGAGGGCTGGCCCGCGCGCGCCGGCGCCCCGGCGTGA
- a CDS encoding TRAP transporter large permease subunit gives MTTPSSLPPDTEGSPAKVAGTRLERGLLALFLLAMVALPAASTVSRRLVGRELPGSAVLAQHITLWVGFLGALLATASGHHLALSTIELVPAGTPRRIARFFTAAVSAAACALLAWASAVLVAVEWKGFGTVAFGIRVAWSELVMPIGFGFMALRFAWRAGEGAARWPLRAAALAIAAAAFALGRAEPAPLLVWILAAVVLAAFLLGAPVFVAMSGFAMALFFRDGGPEAIAAVPTATFNLVSSATLPAIPLLTAAGYVLAEGGAAQRLVRAYKGIFGWMPGGVAIMATFVCALFTTFTGASGVTILALGGLLLPALRREGYPEDFSVGLVTASGSLGLLFPPSLPVILYGVVAQAPIDHLFLGGLVPGLLMIVLVAAYGVAVGVRSHAPRERFEPREAAAALWAAKWDLGLPTLVVVSVATGFATIVEAAALAAAYSILVELAIFRSIHPLRDLPRVLVDAAALVGSVLILLGTALGLTSWFVDAEIPTLLVDWMTATVKSPALFLLMLNAVLLVLGSVLEIYSAIVVLAPLVAPLGAAYGIEPIHLGVVFLANLELGFLFPPMGLNLFLAASRFGKPLPYMYRKALPFLVIMSAGVLAITYLPAITTGVVQLLVGD, from the coding sequence GTGACCACCCCATCCTCGCTCCCTCCCGATACAGAGGGCTCGCCCGCCAAGGTCGCCGGAACGCGGCTCGAGCGCGGCCTGCTCGCCCTCTTCCTCCTCGCCATGGTCGCGCTGCCCGCGGCCTCCACGGTCTCGCGCCGGCTCGTCGGACGCGAGCTGCCGGGATCCGCGGTGCTCGCGCAGCACATCACGCTCTGGGTCGGCTTCCTCGGCGCGCTGCTCGCGACCGCCTCGGGGCATCACCTCGCGCTCTCGACCATCGAGCTCGTGCCCGCCGGCACGCCGCGCCGCATCGCCCGCTTCTTCACCGCGGCGGTCTCGGCGGCGGCGTGCGCGCTCCTCGCCTGGGCGTCGGCGGTGCTCGTCGCGGTGGAGTGGAAGGGGTTCGGGACCGTCGCCTTCGGCATCCGCGTCGCCTGGAGCGAGCTCGTGATGCCGATCGGGTTCGGCTTCATGGCGCTCCGGTTCGCGTGGCGCGCCGGCGAGGGCGCCGCCCGCTGGCCACTCCGCGCCGCGGCGCTCGCGATCGCGGCCGCCGCCTTCGCGCTCGGCCGCGCCGAGCCCGCCCCGCTGCTCGTCTGGATCCTCGCCGCGGTGGTGCTGGCGGCGTTCCTGCTCGGCGCGCCCGTGTTCGTCGCCATGAGCGGCTTCGCGATGGCGCTCTTCTTCCGCGACGGCGGGCCGGAGGCGATCGCGGCGGTGCCCACCGCGACCTTCAACCTGGTGTCGTCCGCCACCCTCCCCGCCATCCCGCTCCTCACGGCGGCGGGCTACGTGCTCGCGGAGGGCGGCGCGGCGCAGCGCCTGGTGCGGGCGTACAAGGGGATCTTCGGCTGGATGCCGGGCGGCGTCGCCATCATGGCGACGTTCGTGTGCGCGCTCTTCACCACGTTCACGGGCGCCTCCGGCGTCACCATCCTCGCGCTCGGGGGGCTCCTGCTCCCGGCCCTGCGGCGCGAGGGGTACCCGGAGGACTTCTCCGTCGGGCTCGTCACCGCCTCCGGCTCCCTCGGGCTGCTCTTCCCCCCCTCGCTGCCGGTGATCCTCTACGGGGTGGTGGCGCAGGCGCCCATCGATCACCTGTTCCTCGGCGGGCTCGTGCCGGGCCTGCTCATGATCGTCCTCGTCGCGGCCTACGGCGTCGCCGTGGGCGTCCGCTCCCACGCGCCCCGGGAGCGGTTCGAGCCGCGCGAGGCGGCCGCCGCCCTGTGGGCCGCGAAGTGGGACCTCGGCCTGCCGACGCTCGTCGTGGTCTCGGTCGCGACGGGGTTCGCCACCATCGTCGAGGCGGCCGCGCTCGCGGCCGCGTACTCGATCCTGGTCGAGCTCGCCATCTTCCGCTCCATCCACCCGCTGCGCGACCTGCCGCGCGTCCTCGTCGACGCGGCGGCCCTGGTGGGCAGCGTGCTCATCCTCCTCGGCACCGCGCTCGGGCTCACCTCCTGGTTCGTCGACGCGGAGATCCCGACCCTGCTCGTCGACTGGATGACCGCGACGGTGAAGAGCCCCGCGCTCTTCCTGCTCATGCTGAACGCGGTGCTCCTCGTGCTGGGGAGCGTGCTCGAGATCTACTCCGCCATCGTGGTGCTGGCGCCGCTGGTGGCTCCGCTCGGCGCCGCCTACGGCATCGAGCCCATCCACCTCGGCGTGGTGTTCCTCGCGAACCTCGAGCTCGGGTTCCTCTTCCCGCCGATGGGCCTGAACCTCTTCCTCGCGGCCTCGCGCTTCGGCAAGCCCCTGCCGTACATGTACCGCAAGGCGCTCCCGTTCCTCGTCATCATGTCCGCCGGCGTCCTCGCCATCACCTACCTGCCGGCCATCACCACCGGCGTGGTGCAGCTGCTCGTCGGGGACTAG
- a CDS encoding TRAP transporter TatT component family protein produces MSFVSDAVAQSGSSYATDDDPELVRGAVPFGLKTMEGLLSEDPHHEGLLRALAGNFTQYAYAFVQADADLADLQGNLDAARAGRERARKLYLRARDYGLRALEQRHDGLSKRLREGRDVAGALKAAEKKDVEVLYWTASAWTLAIANGKGDMGLVAELPVPVAMMERALALDEKWGQGALHEYFVSLDAARGEVEGGGPARAKAHLERALELSMNKKLGPRVAYAEGVLVKQQDRAAFERELGVVLQANPDEAPEHRLANILAQRRARALLDHVDDLFL; encoded by the coding sequence ATGTCCTTCGTGTCGGACGCGGTGGCGCAGAGCGGCTCCTCCTACGCGACCGACGACGACCCCGAGCTCGTCCGCGGGGCGGTGCCGTTCGGCCTCAAGACCATGGAGGGGCTCCTCTCGGAGGACCCGCACCACGAGGGGCTGCTCCGCGCCCTGGCGGGCAACTTCACCCAGTATGCGTACGCCTTCGTCCAGGCGGACGCCGACCTGGCGGATCTGCAGGGGAACCTGGACGCGGCGCGCGCCGGGCGCGAGCGCGCGCGCAAGCTGTACCTCCGCGCGCGCGACTACGGGCTGCGCGCGCTGGAGCAGCGGCACGACGGCCTCTCGAAGCGGCTGCGGGAGGGCCGCGACGTCGCGGGGGCCCTGAAGGCCGCCGAGAAGAAGGACGTCGAGGTCCTCTACTGGACCGCCTCGGCGTGGACGCTCGCGATCGCCAACGGCAAGGGCGACATGGGGCTCGTGGCCGAGCTGCCGGTCCCGGTGGCCATGATGGAGCGCGCCCTGGCGCTCGACGAGAAGTGGGGACAGGGTGCGCTGCACGAGTACTTCGTCTCCCTGGACGCGGCGCGCGGCGAGGTGGAGGGAGGCGGCCCCGCGCGCGCGAAGGCACACCTCGAGCGCGCGCTCGAGCTCTCGATGAACAAGAAGCTGGGCCCGCGCGTCGCCTATGCGGAGGGCGTCCTCGTGAAGCAGCAGGACCGGGCGGCGTTCGAGCGCGAGCTGGGGGTCGTCCTGCAGGCCAATCCCGACGAGGCGCCGGAGCACCGGCTCGCCAACATCCTGGCGCAGCGGCGCGCTCGCGCGCTGCTCGACCACGTGGACGATCTGTTCCTCTGA
- the dctP gene encoding TRAP transporter substrate-binding protein DctP codes for MKKLLLAALFAALATTARAQTVTLKLGTLAPQGSTWHDILREMGQKWEQASGGKVKLRIYAGGAQGSEGDMVRKMGIGQLQAAAISNVGMHDVIPEPQALSVPFLFQSEAQMECAFEKVRPRIEQALEKRGLVALQWSRIGAIHLFCDSPFKTPAEVSRAKIWAWEGDPKSVEAFRAAGLQPVVLSANDMYPSLQTGMIDCVPNVPLYVLTARLFEKANHMVDVSWAYMIGATIVRKDAWEKIPADVRPKLLEIAQSLGRKVDDEVRRLNTDAVTAMQKQGLQVVKVDPGPWRQAMEKSWTVVRGGVVPAEFFDAVKSARDACPAK; via the coding sequence GTGAAGAAGCTCCTCCTCGCCGCGCTCTTCGCGGCGCTCGCCACCACCGCCCGCGCGCAGACCGTGACGCTCAAGCTCGGCACGCTCGCGCCCCAGGGGTCGACCTGGCACGACATCCTCCGCGAGATGGGCCAGAAGTGGGAGCAGGCCTCGGGCGGGAAGGTGAAGCTGCGGATCTACGCCGGCGGCGCGCAGGGCTCCGAGGGCGACATGGTGCGGAAGATGGGGATCGGCCAGCTCCAGGCCGCCGCCATCTCCAACGTCGGCATGCACGACGTCATCCCCGAGCCGCAGGCGCTGAGCGTCCCGTTCCTGTTCCAGAGCGAGGCGCAGATGGAGTGCGCCTTCGAGAAGGTCCGGCCGCGCATCGAGCAGGCCCTGGAGAAGCGGGGGCTCGTCGCGCTGCAGTGGAGCCGCATCGGCGCGATCCACCTCTTCTGCGACTCTCCGTTCAAGACGCCCGCGGAGGTGAGCCGCGCGAAGATCTGGGCGTGGGAGGGCGATCCCAAGAGCGTCGAGGCGTTCCGCGCCGCCGGGCTGCAGCCGGTCGTGCTGTCCGCGAACGACATGTACCCCTCGCTCCAGACCGGGATGATCGACTGCGTCCCGAACGTCCCGCTCTACGTCCTCACCGCTCGCCTGTTCGAGAAGGCGAACCACATGGTGGACGTCTCGTGGGCGTACATGATCGGGGCGACCATCGTGCGGAAGGACGCCTGGGAGAAGATCCCCGCCGACGTCCGCCCGAAGCTGCTCGAGATCGCGCAGTCGCTCGGCCGGAAAGTCGACGACGAGGTGCGCCGCCTCAACACCGACGCCGTCACCGCCATGCAGAAGCAGGGGCTGCAGGTCGTGAAGGTGGATCCCGGCCCGTGGCGCCAGGCGATGGAGAAGTCCTGGACGGTGGTGCGCGGCGGCGTCGTGCCGGCCGAGTTCTTCGACGCGGTGAAGTCAGCGCGCGACGCCTGCCCGGCCAAGTAG
- a CDS encoding response regulator: protein MLPTVARPARILVVEDDVAIRQTLAELLADEGFEVACASNGAEALDHLSCSAAPSLILLDLAMPVMDGWKFRSAQREDPRLARIPTVVVSASHSADRRCAEELAPDAFLAKPFDLDSLMSTIHRLC, encoded by the coding sequence GTGCTGCCGACCGTTGCCCGCCCCGCCCGCATCCTGGTCGTCGAAGACGACGTCGCCATCCGCCAGACCCTCGCCGAGCTGCTCGCGGACGAGGGCTTCGAGGTGGCCTGCGCGTCGAACGGTGCCGAAGCGCTCGATCACCTCTCCTGCTCCGCGGCGCCGAGCCTCATCCTCCTCGATCTCGCCATGCCGGTGATGGACGGGTGGAAGTTCCGCTCCGCGCAGCGCGAGGACCCGAGGCTCGCGCGGATCCCCACGGTGGTGGTGTCGGCGAGCCACTCCGCGGATCGCCGCTGCGCCGAGGAGCTCGCTCCGGATGCGTTCCTCGCGAAGCCGTTCGATCTCGACTCGCTGATGAGCACCATCCATCGGCTCTGCTGA